The Tachypleus tridentatus isolate NWPU-2018 chromosome 5, ASM421037v1, whole genome shotgun sequence genome includes a window with the following:
- the LOC143250667 gene encoding transgelin-2-like, producing MAENRALKSGFAAEAHNKIKSKYDPQLAFELLQWIKDLTNEDIDADGDSKNFHAILCDGKILCKLINILQPGTIPEKKINDSKLAFKKMENINHFLEGAQKLGVPSEEIFQTVDLWEQQNLTAVCICLQSLARKAHKYGHKSLGPKEAEPNIRTFSEEQLKAGEGVIGLQYGTNKGATASGIVFGNTRHM from the exons atAAAATCGAAGTATGACCCACAGCTTGCGTTTGAACTGTTACAGTGGATAAAAGACCTCACAAACGAAGATATTGATGCTGATGGTGACAGCAAGAACTTCCACGCTATACTATGTGATGGAAAGATACTCTGCAA gttGATCAATATTCTTCAGCCAGGCACTATCCcagaaaaaaagataaatgatAGTAAGTTGGCTTTTAAGAAAATGGAGAACATTAATCATTTTCTCGAAGGTGCACAAAAGTTAGGAGTGCCATCTGAAGAGATATTTCAAACAGTCGACTTGTGGGAACAGCAAAACCTGACAGCGGTTTGTATCTGCCTTCAGTCTCTAGCACGTAAG GCTCACAAGTATGGTCACAAGTCCCTTGGTCCTAAGGAAGCAGAACCTAACATCCGAACATTCAGTGAAGAACAACTGAAAGCTGGTGAAGGTGTTATTGGATTACAGTATGGAACAAATAAAGGTGCTACAGCAAGTGGAATAGTCTTTGGTAACACCCGCCATATGTAG